The following proteins are encoded in a genomic region of Salminus brasiliensis chromosome 25, fSalBra1.hap2, whole genome shotgun sequence:
- the tle3b gene encoding transducin-like enhancer protein 3-B isoform X8: MSYGLNIEMHKQTEIAKRLNAILAQIMPFLSQEHQQQVAQAVERAKQVTMTELNAIIGVRGLPNLPLTQQQLQAQHLSHAAHGPPVQLPPHPSGLQPPGIPPVTGSSSGLLALGALGSQAHLPVKDEKNHHDLEHRDRESSTNNSVSPSDSLRASEKHRGSSDYSLDPKKRKMEEKDNMSRYDSDGDKSDDLVVDVSNEDPATPRVSPAHSPPENGLDKARALKKDAPNSPASVASSGSTPSSKAKDHPHNDKSSTPGLKSNTPTPRNDAPTPGTSTTPGLRPIPSKPLGMEALAAPALRTPLSYATPFAMMGHHPEMNGSLTSPGVYGLHISPQMSAAAAAAYGRSPMPGFDPHPHMRAPGLPTSLTSISGGKPAYSFHVSADGQMQPVPFPPDALIGPGIPRHARQINTLSHGEVVCAVTISNPTRHVYTGGKGCVKIWDISQPGSKSPVSQLDCLNRDNYIRSCKLLPDGRTLIVGGEASTLTIWDLASQTPRIKAELTSSAPACYALAISPDAKVCFSCCSDGNIAVWDLHNQTLVRQFQGHTDGASCIDISHDGTKLWTGGLDNTVRSWDLREGRQLQQHDFTSQIFSLGYCPTGEWLAVGMESSNVEVLHHTKPDKYQLHLHESCVLSLKFAYCGKWFVSTGKDNLLNAWRTPYGASIFQSKESSSVLSCDISADDKYIVTGSGDKKATVYEVIY, encoded by the exons CACCAACAGCAGGTAGCCCAGGCTGTTGAGCGTGCTAAGCAAGTGACAATGACCGAGCTGAATGCCATCATCGGGGTACGTGGACTTCCCAATCTGCCTCTCACC cagcagcagctccaggcACAGCACCTCTCTCATGCTGCCCACGGGCCACCTGTGCAGCTGCCCCCACACCCCTCGGGCCTGCAGCCCCCGGGCATCCCCCCAGTCACAGGCTCCAGCTCTGGACTTCTAGCGCTGGGAGCTCTGGGCAGCCAGGCACACCTTCCAGTCAAAGACGAGAAGAACCATCACGATCTGGAGCACAGag ACCGGGAGTCGAGCACG AACAATTCTGTGTCCCCGTCAGACAGCCTGCGGGCCAGTGAAAAGCACAGGGGATCGTCTGACTACAGTCTGGACCCGAAGAAACGCAaaatggaggagaaggacaacaTGAGCAGATAT GACAGTGACGGGGACAAAAGTGATGACCTGGTGGTTGACGTGTCCAATGAG GACCCAGCCACTCCGAGGGTCAGCCCTGCTCACTCCCCTCCTGAGAATGGTTTAGACAAAGCCAGAGCACTGAAGAAAGATGCCCCCAACAGCCCAGCCTCTGTGGCTTCATCTGGAAGCACCCCATCCTCCAAAGCCAAGGATCACCCTCAT AACGATAAGTCCTCAACCCCAGGCCTGAAGTccaacacccccaccccacGTAACGACGCCCCTACACCGGGAACCAGCACCACCCCTGGCCTCAGGCCCATCCCAAGCAAACCTCTCGGTATGGAGGCCTTGG CAGCTCCTGCCCTGCGGACTCCTCTGTCCTACGCAACTCCGTTTGCGATGATGGGTCACCACCCAGAGATGAACGGCTCTCTGACCAGTCCAGGAGTCTATGGCCTCCACATCTCTCCTCAGATGAGTGCAGCAGCCGCCGCCGCTTATGGCCGCTCGCCCATG cCGGGATTCGATCCACATCCTCACATGCGGGCTCCAGGGCTTCCAACCAGCCTGACGTCGATCTCTGGAGGAAAACC AGCATATTCCTTTCACGTGAGcgcagatggacagatgcagCCGGTGCCTTTTCCTCCAGATGCTCTGATCGGCCCAGGCATCCCTCGCCATGCCCGCCAGATCAACACACTGAGCCATGGAGAGGTGGTGTGCGCAGTGACCATCAGCAACCCCACGCGTCACGTCTACACAGGTGGAAAGGGCTGTGTGAAGATCTGGGACATCAGCCAGCCTGGCAGCAAGAGCCCTGTGTCTCAGCTGGACTGCCTG AACAGGGATAATTACATTCGCTCATGTAAGCTACTCCCTGATGGCCGTACTCTGATCGTGGGCGGTGAGGCTAGCACTCTGACGATCTGGGACCTAGCCTCTCAGACACCTCGCATCAAGGCCGAGCTGACCTCTTCGGCCCCAGCCTGCTATGCTCTGGCCATCAGCCCTGACGCCAAGGTCTGTTTCTCCTGCTGCAGTGATGGCAACATTGCGGTATGGGACCTCCACAACCAGACCCTTGTCAG GCAGTTCCAGGGGCACACAGATGGAGCCAGCTGTATAGACATCTCTCATGATGGTACCAAGTTGTGGACAGGAGGCCTAGACAATACTGTGCGTTCTTGGGATTTGAGAGAgggacgacagctccagcaacATGACTTCACCTCACaa ATTTTCTCTCTGGGCTACTGTCCGACTGGCGAGTGGCTGGCTGTAGGGATGGAGAGCAGTAACGTGGAGGTGCTTCACCACACCAAGCCAGACAAGTACCAGCTCCACCTGCACGAGAGCTGTGTGCTTTCCCTCAAATTTGCCTATTGTG GTAAATGGTTCGTGAGCACAGGGAAGGACAATCTGCTGAATGCCTGGAGGACTCCCTATGGCGCCAGCATTTTCCAG TCCAAGGAGTCCTCGTCTGTCCTGAGCTGTGACATTTCTGCTGACGACAAATACATCGTGACTGGATCCGGTGACAAGAAGGCCACAGTTTATGAAGTaatctactag